The DNA window CGATCTGCACCCGCGTGTCCGCAATGTCAGCGTGGCGGCACGCGAGTGGAAAGGCGACATCGTCTTTCTGCGCAAGTTGAGCCCGGGCGGGGCCAGCCGCTCCTTCGGCATCCAGGTGGCCAAGCTGGCGGGCGTTCCCGCGGTGGTGCTGGAGCGGGCGCGCGCCATCTTGGAGACGCTGGAAAGCGACGGGGGCGCCGCGCCGCTCGGCCTGCCGCGCTCGGCGGCGCCGGGCGGGCACGAGACGCCGCAGCTTGGCTTGTTCGGCGGCGGGGCCGCCCCGCGCGCGCCCGCGGCGGCCCCGGCGGTCGACGATGCCGCGGCGGCCGTGCTGGCGGCGCTCCGCGCCGTCGATCCCGATGATCTGACGCCACGCGCGGCGCTGGATCTGATCGCCGCCTGGCGAAAGAAGTTGACGACACCTTCCTAGCCGCGAACATAATTTGGTAACGGGAGTGTCGTGTCACCGGCTGGTCTGATTCGCCGCCTTATCCCATTGATGGTCGTCGCAGCGGTGGCCGCTGGGTTCGGGCCTGCGCGCGCCGCCAGCGCCGCACGCAGCGTCCGCCCGAAGCGACCGCGCACCACCACGGTCGAACTTTTTCAGGTGAACCGCCACGAGACGATGCAACTCAAGCTGCGCGACGAACGCGGCCGCACCGTTCGCGGCCCGCAGAAACGCTTCGATCGGTTCTTGCGCTGCCATTACACCAACCAGCAGCACGCCATGAACCCGCGCCTCATGACCTTGCTGTACAGCACCGGTCGGCACTGGCCCGGGCACCGGCTGGAGGTGGTCTCCGGTTATCGTCACCCGTCGGTGGCCAAGAACCCTCGCAGCCCGCACATGAAGGGTCTGGCCTGCGACTTTCGCGTGGTGGGGGTGTCGAACACGCAGCTACGTGACTACCTGCGCAGCACGTACCAGAAGGTCGGCGTCGGCTACTACCCCAACTCGTCGTTCGTGCATCTCGACGTCCGCAAGGATCGCTCGGCGTTCTGGATCGACTACTCGGGGCCGGGCGAACGGGCGATCTATTCGGAGAATCCCAACCAGGATCTGAAGTCGGGCCGGGCAGAGAACTATCATCCCACCAAGATCGACGAAGCCTGGCTGAACGAAGAGCCGCCCGACAATGATCACTCGCCGGCGCCGGGGGCCGTGGTGCCGTCCGCCGAGCCCACCGGGCAACCGGCAGCGCCCCCGCGCAACGATCGGCCGTCCGCCGGCGAGCCCTCCGAGTAGGGCAGCGGCGGCGCGGCCCCCTGATTTTCCGGTGTTATGTGTTAGTGTCACCGCTTCGCGATCGATTGGCCTGAAGGAGGATTTGATGCGGACATTGGGAGCTGCTGTTCTTGCGCTCGGTCTAGTTGCCGGCGTGGCGCCGGTTCAGGCAGCGGGCAAAGCGGCCAAGGGTGGCGGCAACACCACCACCGCCGAAGTGAACAAGCTCAAAGTGGTGCGCCTGGGCGATGCCGCCGCCGGTCTGTTCAAGTGGGGCGATAGCCCCGACCAGGTGGTGGCCGCGCTCCGCTCGGCCATCGAGGCCCGTTACCAGCCGCGCATGAAAGAAGCGACCGCCGATCCCGGCATGCAACAGCGCATCCGCGGCGAGATGAACCGCGAGATGGATAACGTCACCAAGAGCGTCACCAAGTTCGACGGCCAGAAGACCGGCTGGGACGTCTCGATCATCGGCCCGGAGTTCCAGCAGAACACCGGCGAGGCGGTGGTCCTGATCAAGGAAGAGATCTGGACCCGCTATTTCTTTTTCTTCGAGAACGGGCTCTACAAGATTTTCCTGTCATTCAACAAGGACGCCATCGAGGGCAAGACCTTCGCCGACTTCGGCAAAGAGATGCAGGCCAAGTTTGGCAAGTCGCATGAGGTCTATCGCGACGAGAAGATGAAGAACGGCGTGCGCCGCTTCCTCGACCACTATGAATGGACCGCCGGGCCCGATCGGCTGAAGTTGGTCGATCGATCGGAGTTCTACGGCGTGTTCTGTCTGGTTCTCTATGACGCCAAGATCAACGAACGGGTGATCGCCAAGCGCAAGATCGTCAACCCGCAGCGTTCGGCGCACGACGCGCTGGTCGAAGCGGCCACTCAAAAAGAGCTCAACGATCGCGACGCCAATGACAACATCATCGACCGCATCACCGGCAAAGAGGTGAAGAAGCCGGGCGAGGAAAGCCACGGCGACATCGTGGTGCCGTCACCGTCCCAGTCGTCCACCACGCCGCCGCCGGCCAAGGAGGCGGCTCCCGCCGCCGAGCCCGCGCCCGTGCCCGCGCCCGCCGCCGCGCCTCCGCCTGCCAAGTCGGCGAAGAACGGCAAGGCGTCGAAGCGCAGCAATCCGCTCGACGGCCTCGATCTCTGACGCGGGTTCGCGCGCGTCAACACCGCCCACCGGGGCCCAGCGCCGATCGAAGCGACCAGCGTCGCGACGCTGAAACGTTTTTGCGCCGGCCGGGCACTGCCGAAGGTGGCAGCCCTGCGCCGGGCTACCACGATCAGGCGGGAGGCGACGGGGGACGTGTGGCGCTCTGGAAGGACGGCCCCTTATGGTTTCGTTCGCCCGTGTTTTTCGTCGCGCCGGCTGCTTGGCCGTGGTGCTGCTGTCGGCGGCGCCGGTCCAGGGACGTCCACCGCGGCGAGCGGTTGCCCCGGCTGACGCCGCCGCCACCGCCACCGTCACCGAGGATCGCCACGCTTGCCAGACCGCGTTCATGGACGGCCGGCAGCACCTCGAGGCCGGTCGCCTGCGCGAGGCGCGCCGGTACTTCGGCGCCTGCGCCGACACGGTGTGTGGCCGTTCGATCGAACGCGAGTGCGCCGCCCGTCGCGCCCAGCTTGACGCCGACATTCCTTCCCTGGTCCCCGTGCTGCTGGATCGCGCCGGCCACCCGATCGTCGACGTTCAGGTGGCCATAGACGGCGAGCCGCTGACGACGCGCCTGGGCGGCCGGGCGTTCACCGTCGATCCAGGCTTGCACGAGGTGTCGTTCGACACCGGCGCCGAAGTGGTGGCGGTCAAGGTCCTGGCCGGCCAAGGTCAGCGCAATCAATTGGTGAGCGTTTCGATCGGGCGCGGGGTTGGCAAGCAGGCCTCACTGGCGGTGCTGCCCGCCGACAGCGACACCGAAGCCGACGCGGACGCCGACGCCGGCGATGCGCCGCTGGCCCCGACCGATCGCGCGGGCCGTTCGGCGCGCGCCGGCCGCGCGAAGGTTTCACTGGCAGAGACTGGTTCATCCTCGTCGCTCCCCCTTTATTTCCTGGGCGGCCTCGGCGTGGCCGGACTTCTTGGCTACGGCACGTTGGTCACCTGGGCGCGCGACGACAACCATCGGCTGCTCGATTGCGCGCCCGACTGCCCGCCGGCCAGCATCGACCACATTCGCAAGCTGTACCTCATCGCCGACGTCTCGCTGGGGGTCGGTGTGGCGGCGCTGGCCGCCACGACCTGGATCTACGTCGCCACCCGCCCGCGCCGCAAAGAGCTGGCGTATTCGCTGGATATGCGCCTCACCCCGTCGGGCGCGTTCGCCTCCGTGGGAGGCCGATTTTGATCGGCGCCCGGCCACCCTCATCTCCGCTCAGGCTGGCCCTTCTGCTGTCGATGGTCATCGCTGGTTGTTATCAACCGGTGGACGCCGGAGCCGCGAAGGGCGGTGTCTCGCTGGCCCCGGCGGGCGCCGCCGGTTCGGGCGGCCACACCGTGGCCCTGGACACCCCGCCCATCGAACTTGATGAGCAGGGGAACACCACCACCGATCCGTGCGAGGCGACGCGCACCGAGTCGCAGGACATCCTGACGAACTATTGTGCACGCTGCCATGGCGGGGCCAGCGCCGGCGCGCACCAGGGCCAGCCGCCGTTCGATTACGTCCTGGACGCGGCGAAGCTGAAGACCGCCGTGTCGGCAACGGTGAAGGATCCCGTCACCATGCAGCCGGTGCGCTTTCTTCTGCCGGGGGCGCCGGCGCGTTCGCGCTTGTACGTGCGCGTGGCCAGCGGCGAGATGCCGCCGCCCGACATCGTCGGTCTGCCGAGCATCCCGCGGCCCACCATCAGCGATCTGTCGGTCCTTTACGAATGGATCGCCCGCTGCGCCGGCCCCGACCCGCTGGCCGCCGGCGCCACCACCGGAGCGACGGCCCAATGAGCGCTTCGGCGCGCGCGTTGTCCTCGATCATCGCGCTGGCGTTGGCCCTGTCCACCGGCGCTTGTACCGATCCCACCGGCTTCGACACCCGCGCCGTCGAATCGGCCACCCAGCAAGAAGAGATCTGCGCCGCCAGCAGCGAATGGCTGCCGAACACGCCGCCGGTCAGTCTGTTCAAACCTGTCGCCCATCCCGCCACCGAATGCCCGTTCTACCGCGGCGGCTGGCAGAATTTCTTGCTGGCCACCCAGCCCGACGCTCAGGGCCGCCCCGCCTTGCAGGCCTACGCCACCGTCGACGATCTGTTCACCAGCGCCACGCCGCACGCCCAGCGGGACACCGCGGCGCGCGCCTGGCTGGGCGACATCAAACAGGCCGGCGGCCGCCAGATCCTGATCGACGGCAACGGCCACAGCATTTACTACGGTATCCACGTCAACCAGGGCTTCGCTGATTTCATCAACGCCAACAACCTGAAGACCGCCGATCAGGTGAAGAACGCCAACCCAAATCTGTTTTTCCCGGCCGGGGTGGTCGAATTCAAATCCGCCTGGCAGGAAGTTCCCGACGGCGATCCATCGTTGGACAATTACATCAGCACCAAGGCCTGGGTCCCGCACCTGCGCGCCGACAGCGGTCGGATCATCGAAGACAAGAATGCTCCGCGCCTGGTCACCGTGCGCTTGCTGGCCCTGCACGTGGTCTTCACCTTGCCCGGCCACCCCGAGTTCATCTGGTCGACGTTCGAACACAGCGCTGGCACGCCCGATCTGACCGCCGCCGATGGTCAGCGAGACGTGGCGCCGGTGCACCCGGGCGGCGTCAATCCGTCGCTGACCGATCCCAACAACCAGAACGACACCACCGTGATCAGCATGAGCGATCACATCCTTTATCAGGCCGGCGTCACCGCCCAGGCCGGCAACCAACCGATCGCCGAGGCGACGCTGGCGGCGGGGTTCAACGAGGCGACGCAGACCTTCGGCGCGCGGACGTCGATCTACCGGATGTTTCCTGGGTCGAAATCGAACACCACCGATCCAGACAACGCCATCACCTCCCTGAACTTCAATGTCGAGACCCTCTTCGCTCAGGCCCAGGCCGCCGGTCGTCTGCCGGCCAACGACAAGCGCGGGCACTACCGTCTGGTGGGCGCCGTGTGGATGGACAAGCCGGCGTACTTCGGCCACGACTCGCCCCTGCAAAACGATCTCTCCAGCCCGTTCGTCGCCTCTGTCGGACAGACCAAGTTCGAGCAAGACATCCGCGACAACGGTTCAGACAGCGCGTATTCGATCCTGGCCGGCGAGGATCGCCTGTCCAGCACGGCCATGGAGTCCTTCACCCAGGCCCCCGACGCCTTCCCCAACTGTTTCAGTTGCCACAACACGCAGGCGATCACCGCCAAGGGCGTCTCAGCCGACCGCGACAGCCAGGGCACGGTCCTGATTTCGCCGAAGCTGCTGAACGTCAGCCACGTGCTGTCGCAGTTCCTCCTGGAAGAAAGCGGCCTTTAGCCAGGCGCGCGGCCGGCGCTAGAACGTGCCGCGGTAGCCGACGGCGGCGCCGCCGGAGAGCGCCGTCGCCGTCACCCGCGGCGCTTCTTTGTCGGGCAACAGCAGCAAGATCGCTCCGGTGGTCAGAGCGGCGCCGGCCACGCCCAGCATCACCCACGCACCGTCGTCGAGACCGCGAATCCACCCGTTACGCTGCGAAGTGCTGGTCATGCTATTGGCTGGCGAGTCGGAGTGTCCGACCAGCGCCGCCGAACCCGCGCACGCGCCGGCCAGCGCCCCCGCCAGCACGCCCAGCTCAAGCGCGGTCCGGCCCAGGCGATGCCGGCGCTGAGCGGCGGCGCTCAGCGGTGGCGGCGCGCCCATGTCGGCGGCGGATGGCAGCTGGTATTCCTGGACCGCCATGCTGTCGAAGGGATCGCGGAACAGCAGCAGGAACGCCTCGTGTGCGGCGCCGCGGGCCCGGACGCGCGGCGCGGACGGCGCCAGCGCGGAAAGGCGAACGCGCCCGGCGCGTGCCGGTAACGGAAATTCGCGCGGGCCGCGGTCGCCGTTCGCCGCGCCGTCGGTGCTGACCTGTTGCACGAACAGCGGACCCTCATTCGTCGGCAAGCGCAGGCGCACGGCCGGGCCCGCGCCGGGGTGCAGATCAGCCAGGCGTACGCCGCGCGCGGTTTCCACGAAGGTGTGGCCGGGCGGCGCCAGGTCCATCTCCAGCACCAGCGGACCGTCGGGAAGATCGGCCAGCACGGTGTCGAGATCGCCGTCCGGCGGCGCGGTCGAAACCTCCGGGCGATAACGACGATTGGGGATGGCTTCGTTGGCGCGCTGGACGAATGCGGCGATCTCTCGATAGGTCACCTTGCCGTCCAGGTTCACGTCGGCGGCACCGATCATTCCGGAGCGCAACTCGTGCGAAAAAATGCCGGCCTGGAATTCGGCCCATTCGTGGGTCTGTCCGCTGGCCGAACGGGCGGTGAGAAACCCGGTGCGCGCGGGCCAGACCAGGGCGGCGTCACGGGAGAAGCCAGGCAAAAGCCGCGTGCGTTCGCCACCCGGGCCGCGATCGGCGACGAAGGCGGAGGCGTAACAGGCGTCGACCAGGACGTGGTTGTCGTCGGCGCTGGCCAACCGCAACATTTCAGCAAGGTCTTCCCGCCAGAGGCGCCCGTCTTCCAGTTGCAAAAAAGGCCGGCCGTCGGCCAGGTCGCCGTGGCCGGCGAAGAAAAAGTACAGGCGCGTGTGTCGCCCTTCAGCGTGGGCGGCGGCGATGCGCTCGCCGGCGCGCTGGAAAGCCGCCTTCATCGCCGCGCGGGTGGCCGGTCCTTGCGGGCGGGCGGCCGGAAACAGCTCGCGCGTCTCCGCGTCGGGTGTGACCAGCAAGGTGGCGTCGGCGCCCAGCATGGCCAGCGTGCGGGCGCTTTGGATGGCGTCGTCGTCGCCAAAGCGCAGGGTCTCTTGCTCCGGCGATGGTCCGCGATTGCTGCCCACCACGATGGCCAGCGAAAGCGACCGAGGGTCCGCCGCGGCTTGGGCCGTCGCCTCCCAACCAAGGGCGGTGACGCCCACCGTTAGCGCCAGTCTAGTGACCAGCCGAACCCGCCGCGGCCAGCCCAGCCGCGTTCGATCGGCGACATTGACACCCGGGCGACGCACCAGGCCCATAGTCTACGTCGAATCAGGCTGTGCGGATTGACGACGATCTGCCGGTTCCGAGTCGGTCGGACGCGAAAAGACCTAGCCCATGCTAAAAGCCGGCAGATGAAATACGTCGAGGAACGCGAGTTCACCTTGCGCTTCGCCGTCCGTTGCGAATTTCCCGACGACTACGACGGCGACCAGGACGGTCAAGAATGGGCCCGCGCCTTCGATCCTATCGCCGCCGACGCCGTGGCAGCGGCGGTCGAGGCGGTGCGCCGTCGTCCCGGCTGGTCGGTGCGGCCCGCCAATCGCGGGCGACCCTCGACGGACGAGGTGACCTTGGTGGTCGAGCGCCTTTTGGAAAAAACAGAGTCCTAAAAAAAACGGCCGGAGAGCATCCGACCGTTTTCTGGATCCGGCGGCTGGGCGAACCAACGGCCGGCTATGTGCGTGCGCCTTACGCCGCCTTGCGAACGTTGGCGGCCTGCAGCCCCTTCGGTCCCTCCGTGATGTCAAACTCCACCGTCTGTCCTTCGCTCAGGGAGCGAAATCCCTCACTCTGGATGGCCGTGTGATGCACGAAAACATCCGGACCATCCTCCCGGGCGATGAACCCATACCCCTTGGCATCGTTGAACCACTTCACCTTGCCGGTTGCCATCTACTACCCTCCTACAAACGTGAGTTACCTCTGCCTTCTTCGGTTGCCCCCGAAGATTGCCGCCGAAGTTACAGGCCGTAAAAAAACTGTCAAGTGTGTATCGACGGCCCCATCAAAAACCAGATGAAATCATGAACTGGGAGACAACATTATTCGGGTTTGTAGCGGAAAGCACCGCGCGAATGCAGGCCACGCCGACGGCCCCCGCGGCCAAACATTCCGGAAGCTTTTCTGGGCCAATGCTTCCCAGCGCCAAGACTGGCAGCGCCCCGGCGGCCTGACAGGCGGCACGCAAACCGAAAGGCCCATCCAAGCCGACAGCCGGCGTTTTTTTCGGTGTCGGGTACACAGGACTGAATACGCCGAATGTCACGTTCGGGTTTCGCTTGGCGGCGACGACTTCGTCCGGGCGATGCAGTGACACCGCCACCGGCAGCGTGGGTGCGACAGTGAAGACGTCGGCAGCGGTGAGTGAGCGCCCGCCCAGCTGAACGCCGTCGGCGCCCACCGCCAACGCGACGTCGACCCGGTCGTTGATGAACAATTCGGCGCCAGCGTCGGCGGTCAGCGCGCGCAGCATCCGGGCCAATGTCAGCAGTGGCCTGGCATCCAGATCTTTTTCCCGGAGCTGCACCGCCACTCGCGCCCCGGCACGGATGGCCGAGCCCGCCCCCGCCAGCGCCTCGGCGATCACCGCCGGCAACGGACGGCCCAGACAGGCGTGGCGGTCGGTGATGATGTAAAGGTGGGGCGCCCCGGTCACTCGATCAGCCCGCCCAGGGGCGACGAGGCGTTCGCGTACAGCTTGCGGGGAATCCGTCCTGCCCGAAACGCCCTGCGCCCGGCGATGACCGCATCGCGCATCGCTTCGGCCATCATCACGGCATCGCGCGCGCCAGCGATGGCGGTGTTCATCAGCACGCCGTGGCAGCCCAGCTCCATCGCCACCGCTGCGTCGGACGCTGTGCCCACGCCCGCGTCGACGATGATCGGGACCTTCGCCCGTTCCAGGATGATGCGGATGTTGTACGGGTTGCGGATGCCCAGGCCCGATCCGATCGGCGCCGCCAGCGGCATCACCGCCGCGCAGCCGACGTCTTCCAGCTTCTGCGCCAGGATTGGATCGTCCATGCAGTAAGGCAGGACCGTGAACCCTTCCTTGACCAGGATCTTCGCCGCTTCCAGGGTGGCTGGCCCGTCGGGAAACAGGGTTTGCTGATCACCGATGACCTCCAGCTTGACCAGATCGGCCATCCCCAACTCGCGCGCCAGCCGGCAGGTCCGCACGGCTTCGTCGGCGGTGTAACAGCCGGCGGTGTTGGGCAAGAGCGTGTGGCGAGCGCGATCGACGCTGGAGAGCACGTTCGGTTTGCCAGGCGTGAAGTCCACTCGTCGCAAAGCGACCGTGACAATTTCAGCGCCCGACCGCAGGATGGCCTCGCGCCCTTCCTCGATGGACCGATACTTTCCCGTTCCCACCAGCAGCCGCGAATGAAACGTTCTGCCGCCGATCACCAGCGGGTCGTCGTCCGCGCCCTTGTCGCGCGCCGGCCCGTCAGAGCCGCCGCCCACGAACGCAACGATCTCCAGATGGTCACCGTCGGCCAGGGCGGCCTCGGCCCAGGTGCGGCGTGGGACCACGTCCTGGTTGCGTTCGATCGCCACCCGCTGCGGGTCGATGCCCATCTCGGCGATCAGCGCCGCCACGGTGGTGCCGGCGGCGGCGGTGCGAAGCTGTCCGTTGACGGTGACGCGGAGGTCGTTCATGAGTTGGGGGAAAGCATAGCGCAGATGACCCATGCCCTGTCCACGCGCCGTCAAGCCGAGGCGTCTCTTCGATGAAGTGCCCATTCTGCGGCGCCCTGGAAGACAAGGTCGTCGACACGCGCCCGTCGGACAACGACCAGGTGATCCGGCGCCGCCGCGAGTGCATCGGCTGCAGCCGGCGCTTCACCACCTATGAACGCATCGACGAGATCCTGCCCCTGGTGATCAAGAAGGACGATCGCCGCGAGCCGTTCGATCGGACGAAGATCCTGAGTGGGCTGAAGAAGGCGTGTTCGAAGCGGCCCGTGGCGCTGGAGACGCTGGAAGCGGCGGTCGACAAGATCGAACGCACCTTGGAGGAGTCAGGCGAAAAAGAGATTATTTCGTCGCGCATCGGCGACGCAGTGATGGCGGCCCTGCGCGATATCGACGAGGTGGCCTACGTGCGCTTCGCCTCGGTCTATCGATCGTTCCGCGACGTCAACGAACTGATGACCGAGTTGAAAAGCCTGGTCGAGACCAAAGGCGGGAGCCGGCGGTGACCGGCGGGCGCCGGCCCGGGCCGCGTCCGCCGGCGGACGTGGCCGACCAGCGGTTCATGCGCCGGGCGCTGGCCCTGGCCGAACGGGGGCGGGGCAGCACGCGGCCGAACCCTGTGGTGGGCGCGCTGATCGTGCGCGCCGGGCGCGTGCTGGCGCAGGGCTATCATCGTCGGGCCGGCGCCCCGCACGCCGAGATCGAAGCGCTGACGGCGTTACGGCGCGCGGGCGGCGACGCGCGCGGCGCCACGCTGTACGTGAACCTTGAACCGTGCTGCCACATCGGCCGCACTGGCCCCTGCAGCGAAGCGATCATCGCCGCAGGATTCGCCCGCGTCGTCGTCGCCTGCCGCGATCCCAATCCGCAGGTCGACGGGCGCGGCTTGGGGGCGTTGCGCCGGGCCGGCATCAGCGTCGACGTCGGTTGCCTGGCGGCGGAGGCGCTGGCCGCCAATCGGGCGTTCTTCGTGTGGATCACCCGCCGCCGACCGCTGGTCACTCTGAAGGCGGCGGCGACCCTGGACGGTTTCATCGCGCCGCGGGCGCGGCCCGAACGGCGGGCGCCAGTTTGGATCACCGGCGACGACGCGCGACAGCTCGCCCATCAATTGCGCGGTCAGCATGATGCGGTGCTGGTCGGCGCGGGCACGGTGGCGGCGGACGATCCGTTGCTGACCGTGCGCCTGCCGGCTCGCAAACGAACGTTGCAGGCCCAGCCTCTGCGCGTCGTCGTCGACGGGCGGCTGCGTACGTCGCCGCGGGCGCGGGTGCTGGCTGGCAACGCCGCGGGCGCGACCACGCTGGTGGTGGGCGCAGTGGGCGCGCCGCCGGCGCGGGCGCGAAGGTTGGCGCGCGCCGGGGCAACCGTGGCGCTGCTGCCGGCGCGCGCCGGTCGCGTGCCCTTGCTGGCTCTTTTGCGCTGGCTGGCCGCGCGCGACATTCAATCCGTCCTGGTGGAGGGCGGCGCCGACGTGCTGGGCGCCTTCATCGACGCCCGCCTGGTCGATCGGGTGGCGATTTTCATCGCGCCGCGCCTCCTGGGCGGAGGCATTCCGCTGGCGGCGGGCGCGGGCGCGGCGGTCGCCGACAGCCTGCGCCTGGGGCCGATCGCGGTGCGCTCCGTCGGAGACGATCTCTTACTGACCGCCGACGTCCTCCCGCGCGCCCCAGGCGGACGGTAGCCTGGGTGCTATAATGGTCCTCCATTCGCCGGGAAATCGCGGCGAAAAACCCAGCAATCATGTTCACCGGAATCATCGAGGCGACCGGCCTGGTCGCGGCCTTCGATCGCCAGCCGGCGGGCGGTGTGCGGCTGGCGGTGACCACCACCCTGCCGGTGCACGAGTTGC is part of the Polyangia bacterium genome and encodes:
- a CDS encoding DUF882 domain-containing protein; its protein translation is MSPAGLIRRLIPLMVVAAVAAGFGPARAASAARSVRPKRPRTTTVELFQVNRHETMQLKLRDERGRTVRGPQKRFDRFLRCHYTNQQHAMNPRLMTLLYSTGRHWPGHRLEVVSGYRHPSVAKNPRSPHMKGLACDFRVVGVSNTQLRDYLRSTYQKVGVGYYPNSSFVHLDVRKDRSAFWIDYSGPGERAIYSENPNQDLKSGRAENYHPTKIDEAWLNEEPPDNDHSPAPGAVVPSAEPTGQPAAPPRNDRPSAGEPSE
- a CDS encoding cold shock domain-containing protein is translated as MATGKVKWFNDAKGYGFIAREDGPDVFVHHTAIQSEGFRSLSEGQTVEFDITEGPKGLQAANVRKAA
- a CDS encoding thiamine phosphate synthase, whose translation is MTGAPHLYIITDRHACLGRPLPAVIAEALAGAGSAIRAGARVAVQLREKDLDARPLLTLARMLRALTADAGAELFINDRVDVALAVGADGVQLGGRSLTAADVFTVAPTLPVAVSLHRPDEVVAAKRNPNVTFGVFSPVYPTPKKTPAVGLDGPFGLRAACQAAGALPVLALGSIGPEKLPECLAAGAVGVACIRAVLSATNPNNVVSQFMISSGF
- the thiS gene encoding sulfur carrier protein ThiS; this encodes MNDLRVTVNGQLRTAAAGTTVAALIAEMGIDPQRVAIERNQDVVPRRTWAEAALADGDHLEIVAFVGGGSDGPARDKGADDDPLVIGGRTFHSRLLVGTGKYRSIEEGREAILRSGAEIVTVALRRVDFTPGKPNVLSSVDRARHTLLPNTAGCYTADEAVRTCRLARELGMADLVKLEVIGDQQTLFPDGPATLEAAKILVKEGFTVLPYCMDDPILAQKLEDVGCAAVMPLAAPIGSGLGIRNPYNIRIILERAKVPIIVDAGVGTASDAAVAMELGCHGVLMNTAIAGARDAVMMAEAMRDAVIAGRRAFRAGRIPRKLYANASSPLGGLIE
- the nrdR gene encoding transcriptional regulator NrdR; amino-acid sequence: MKCPFCGALEDKVVDTRPSDNDQVIRRRRECIGCSRRFTTYERIDEILPLVIKKDDRREPFDRTKILSGLKKACSKRPVALETLEAAVDKIERTLEESGEKEIISSRIGDAVMAALRDIDEVAYVRFASVYRSFRDVNELMTELKSLVETKGGSRR
- the ribD gene encoding bifunctional diaminohydroxyphosphoribosylaminopyrimidine deaminase/5-amino-6-(5-phosphoribosylamino)uracil reductase RibD, with the translated sequence MTGGRRPGPRPPADVADQRFMRRALALAERGRGSTRPNPVVGALIVRAGRVLAQGYHRRAGAPHAEIEALTALRRAGGDARGATLYVNLEPCCHIGRTGPCSEAIIAAGFARVVVACRDPNPQVDGRGLGALRRAGISVDVGCLAAEALAANRAFFVWITRRRPLVTLKAAATLDGFIAPRARPERRAPVWITGDDARQLAHQLRGQHDAVLVGAGTVAADDPLLTVRLPARKRTLQAQPLRVVVDGRLRTSPRARVLAGNAAGATTLVVGAVGAPPARARRLARAGATVALLPARAGRVPLLALLRWLAARDIQSVLVEGGADVLGAFIDARLVDRVAIFIAPRLLGGGIPLAAGAGAAVADSLRLGPIAVRSVGDDLLLTADVLPRAPGGR